From Nevskia ramosa DSM 11499, one genomic window encodes:
- a CDS encoding DUF3228 family protein has protein sequence MSIVLTPFARPRLFPKKPRPNTIQDISAAEFEQHLNRHEPDRVLDGYAPFCKLHVHRNWTSTRCLTVPISDSNRHLLKSAYEARNQDELPVLTRWLEGVQAPIANWLVVILYSREQLAREGSPIAADWGIVGCLYTEQPEDIPMAPITMMRNSLGVAEGGSGVALDRISYQRSVAFWEANANWR, from the coding sequence ATGTCGATCGTCCTGACGCCGTTTGCCCGCCCGCGCCTGTTCCCGAAGAAGCCGCGCCCGAACACCATCCAGGACATCAGCGCCGCCGAGTTCGAGCAGCACCTGAACCGCCACGAGCCGGACCGGGTGCTCGACGGCTATGCACCGTTCTGCAAGCTGCACGTGCATCGCAACTGGACGAGCACGCGCTGCCTGACGGTGCCGATCAGCGACAGCAATCGCCACCTGCTGAAGAGCGCCTACGAGGCCCGCAACCAGGACGAGCTGCCGGTGCTCACCCGCTGGCTCGAAGGGGTGCAAGCACCGATCGCCAACTGGCTGGTGGTGATCCTCTACAGCCGCGAACAACTGGCTCGCGAGGGTTCGCCGATCGCCGCCGACTGGGGCATTGTCGGCTGCCTGTACACCGAGCAGCCGGAAGACATCCCGATGGCACCGATCACGATGATGCGCAATTCGCTTGGCGTTGCTGAAGGTGGATCGGGTGTGGCGCTGGATCGCATCTCTTATCAGCGCAGCGTTGCGTTCTGGGAAGCGAATGCCAACTGGCGTTGA
- a CDS encoding Fic/DOC family protein, giving the protein MTDRYQADGPQVDFEPGSGGQVLANKLGITEIADIEEAELILLEKLYDAVLVDALPERALTVADLRIWHRRWLGNVYSWAGEERSVNLSKGDFHFAIAAQIPRLLSVLERDCLLRFTPCDSLTDEALIEAIAVTHVEFILIHPFREGNGRLSRLLADVMAVQAGRDPLDYSPWDADRQSYFDAIRRGLANDYEPMKQLVATALGV; this is encoded by the coding sequence ATGACTGACCGCTACCAAGCCGATGGTCCGCAAGTGGACTTCGAGCCAGGTTCAGGCGGGCAGGTGCTGGCCAACAAGCTGGGCATCACCGAAATCGCCGACATCGAAGAAGCCGAGTTGATACTGCTCGAGAAGCTCTACGACGCAGTACTGGTCGACGCGCTGCCGGAACGCGCATTGACGGTGGCCGATCTGAGGATCTGGCATCGCCGCTGGCTAGGCAACGTCTATTCCTGGGCTGGCGAGGAGCGCTCGGTCAATCTGAGCAAGGGCGACTTCCATTTTGCGATTGCAGCGCAGATTCCAAGGCTGTTGAGCGTTCTGGAGCGGGACTGTCTGCTGCGCTTCACGCCTTGTGATTCCCTGACGGATGAGGCGTTGATCGAAGCGATTGCCGTGACCCATGTCGAATTCATCCTGATCCACCCGTTTCGCGAGGGAAACGGCCGCTTGTCTCGTCTGCTTGCAGACGTGATGGCGGTGCAGGCTGGGCGCGATCCGCTGGACTACAGCCCTTGGGATGCCGATCGACAAAGCTACTTCGATGCGATCCGGCGAGGGCTAGCCAATGACTACGAGCCGATGAAGCAGCTGGTAGCGACTGCGCTCGGGGTTTGA
- a CDS encoding RrF2 family transcriptional regulator translates to MAHLGNSVEYGLHCLLWLSAPDAAPASSRDLAELQGVSPSFVAKIFPKLEKAGIVSASAGIHGGYRLARPAAKITVLDVVDAIEGHKPLFDCQEIRGRCAIFKGKAPAWSTQGVCSIHAVMLRAEQSMRAELASATLADLATTVARKAPTGLPSEIKVWLSGRMAARSEAQAEGRTAQAKQAAASKLRRRPEH, encoded by the coding sequence ATGGCGCATCTGGGAAATAGTGTCGAATACGGGCTGCATTGCCTGCTCTGGCTGTCGGCGCCCGATGCGGCGCCCGCCAGCAGCCGTGATCTGGCCGAGTTGCAGGGCGTGTCGCCCTCGTTCGTCGCGAAGATCTTTCCCAAGCTCGAGAAGGCCGGGATCGTCAGCGCCAGCGCTGGCATCCACGGCGGTTACCGGCTCGCGCGCCCGGCGGCGAAGATCACCGTGCTCGACGTGGTCGACGCCATCGAAGGCCACAAGCCCTTGTTCGACTGCCAGGAAATCCGCGGCCGCTGCGCGATCTTCAAGGGCAAGGCACCGGCCTGGTCGACCCAGGGCGTCTGCTCGATCCACGCGGTGATGCTGCGTGCCGAGCAAAGCATGCGCGCCGAACTCGCCAGCGCCACGCTGGCCGATCTGGCGACGACGGTCGCCCGCAAGGCACCAACCGGCCTGCCCTCCGAAATCAAGGTCTGGCTGAGCGGACGGATGGCCGCGCGATCCGAAGCGCAAGCGGAAGGCCGTACTGCGCAAGCGAAGCAAGCCGCTGCGTCGAAGCTGCGACGACGGCCGGAACATTAG
- a CDS encoding 3-(methylthio)propionyl-CoA ligase, with product MKGQMMNQPLLISGLLRHAETCHADTEIVSRIVEPASGDARFHRYGWKDLAARARQLANALKRLGVQQDDRVGTLAWNGYRHVELYYAISGSGAVTHTINPRLFAEQIVWMINHAEDQVLFFDINLAPLVEQLVPQCPTVKHWVAMTDAAHLPTHNIPDLLCYETLLVAEDDAFSWPQFDENQACCLCYTSGTTGNPKGVLYSHRSTLLHTYASALPDVLNVSACDTVLPVVPMFHVNAWGIPYAAALVGFKLVLPGPALDGASLCELFNSESVSFSAGVPTIWLALLNHLRERQMQVPSLKRCSVGGSACPAPLKEAFEKEYGIKLQSSWGMTETSPLGTCNSPKSRHRSLPAQAQGHIELKAGRPPFGVELKIVNADGDALPHDGVAAGDLMVRGQWVVERYFRADSSALVDGWFPTGDMATLDADCMLTITDRSKDVIKSGGEWISSIELEGVAMSHPAVAEAAVIGIVHPRWDERPLLIVVKRTNLEVSKEELIAHFTGRIAKWWTPDDVAFVDELPHTATGKVHKLALRKQFAEYSLPETLQSR from the coding sequence ATGAAGGGCCAGATGATGAATCAGCCGCTGCTCATCAGCGGACTGCTGCGCCACGCCGAAACCTGTCACGCCGACACGGAAATCGTGTCGCGTATCGTCGAACCGGCAAGCGGCGATGCACGCTTCCATCGTTACGGCTGGAAAGACCTTGCGGCGAGAGCTCGGCAGCTGGCGAATGCCTTGAAGCGTTTGGGTGTTCAGCAAGACGATCGCGTCGGAACACTGGCCTGGAACGGCTACCGACACGTCGAGCTGTACTACGCCATCTCCGGTAGTGGCGCCGTGACTCACACGATCAATCCGCGCCTGTTTGCGGAACAGATCGTGTGGATGATCAATCACGCCGAAGACCAGGTGCTGTTCTTCGACATCAATCTGGCACCGCTGGTCGAGCAACTCGTGCCGCAATGCCCAACGGTCAAACATTGGGTGGCGATGACCGATGCCGCGCACCTGCCGACTCATAACATTCCAGACTTGCTCTGCTACGAAACGCTGCTTGTGGCCGAGGACGACGCATTCAGCTGGCCGCAGTTTGATGAGAATCAGGCGTGCTGCCTGTGCTACACCTCGGGGACCACCGGCAATCCCAAGGGAGTGCTGTATTCGCATCGTTCGACTTTGCTGCACACGTATGCCTCGGCGCTGCCGGATGTGCTCAATGTCTCCGCCTGCGACACCGTGTTGCCGGTGGTGCCGATGTTCCATGTCAATGCCTGGGGCATTCCTTACGCTGCTGCGCTGGTCGGCTTCAAGCTCGTGCTGCCGGGCCCCGCGCTGGACGGCGCCAGTCTTTGCGAGTTGTTCAACAGCGAGTCGGTGAGTTTTTCAGCAGGCGTGCCAACGATCTGGCTTGCGCTGCTGAATCATCTCCGCGAGCGACAAATGCAAGTACCGAGCTTGAAGCGCTGCTCGGTGGGCGGCTCGGCTTGTCCCGCGCCGCTCAAAGAGGCTTTCGAAAAAGAGTACGGCATCAAGCTGCAATCAAGCTGGGGCATGACCGAGACGTCGCCGCTGGGCACCTGCAATAGCCCCAAGTCTCGTCATCGCAGTTTGCCGGCGCAAGCGCAAGGCCATATCGAACTCAAGGCAGGGCGCCCGCCCTTTGGCGTCGAGTTGAAAATCGTCAACGCCGATGGTGATGCGCTGCCGCACGACGGCGTCGCGGCGGGCGACCTGATGGTGCGTGGTCAATGGGTCGTCGAGCGCTACTTCAGGGCCGACAGCAGCGCACTGGTTGACGGCTGGTTTCCCACCGGCGATATGGCTACGCTCGATGCGGATTGCATGCTCACGATTACGGATCGTTCAAAGGACGTGATCAAGTCCGGCGGCGAATGGATCAGTTCGATCGAACTCGAAGGCGTGGCGATGAGCCATCCGGCGGTGGCCGAGGCCGCGGTCATCGGAATCGTGCATCCACGTTGGGACGAACGGCCATTGCTGATCGTGGTCAAGCGCACGAATCTTGAAGTCTCAAAGGAAGAACTGATTGCCCACTTCACCGGGCGTATTGCCAAATGGTGGACACCGGACGATGTGGCGTTCGTTGACGAGTTGCCTCACACAGCAACCGGCAAGGTTCACAAGCTCGCGCTACGCAAGCAGTTCGCGGAATACAGCTTGCCAGAGACGCTTCAGAGCCGATAA
- a CDS encoding SDR family oxidoreductase: MSANTNTSPFDLSGRTALVTGGSRNLGLQMAKALGKQGARIVISARKIEELEAATAELTGMGIEANWIAADSSKESDITKLSEEALKLAGRVDILINNAGNTWGAPAEDYPTDGWDRVFNLNVRGQFILTRNIAKQSMIPARYGRVINIASVGGLQGTMPDVMRAIAYNSSKGALINFTRALAAEWGHYGITVNALAPGFFPSNLTNGLIDAVGNERMTANVPVGRLGGDEDLIGPVLMFAAESSRYVTGQVLAVDGGASIV, from the coding sequence ATGAGCGCGAACACAAACACCTCGCCGTTTGATCTGTCCGGCCGCACCGCGCTGGTCACCGGAGGCTCGCGCAATCTTGGATTGCAGATGGCCAAGGCGCTCGGCAAGCAGGGCGCGCGTATCGTCATCTCCGCCCGCAAGATCGAAGAACTGGAGGCGGCGACGGCGGAACTGACGGGTATGGGTATCGAGGCGAACTGGATTGCCGCGGATTCCTCCAAGGAATCAGACATCACCAAACTGTCGGAGGAGGCCCTCAAGCTTGCAGGGCGCGTCGATATTCTCATCAACAACGCGGGCAACACCTGGGGCGCTCCGGCGGAGGACTATCCAACCGATGGCTGGGATCGTGTCTTCAACCTGAACGTGCGCGGGCAGTTCATCCTGACCCGCAACATTGCCAAGCAAAGCATGATCCCCGCCCGCTACGGGCGCGTGATCAACATCGCTTCGGTCGGTGGCCTGCAAGGTACGATGCCCGACGTCATGCGGGCGATTGCCTACAACAGTAGCAAGGGTGCCCTGATCAATTTTACCCGTGCGCTCGCCGCGGAATGGGGGCATTACGGCATCACTGTGAATGCTCTGGCCCCGGGTTTCTTTCCCTCGAATCTGACCAATGGCTTGATCGATGCGGTCGGCAATGAGCGCATGACGGCCAATGTGCCTGTGGGGCGCCTTGGTGGTGACGAGGATCTGATCGGCCCCGTACTCATGTTTGCAGCAGAGTCCAGCCGCTACGTTACCGGTCAGGTTCTGGCGGTCGACGGCGGCGCCAGCATTGTCTGA
- a CDS encoding restriction endonuclease yields the protein MNTVSRGNRFEDRVFAALRTEVNAERLGLLPRQCALYQKKGYFSRDRNSDVIVDISIEVTIPGAKEWSLLWVCECKDYSGAIPVNDVEEFKAKLDQIAGKNVKGLMAITGVLQTGASSYARSQGIGVVRLLPSDQVEWMMHLETGFSAERRIDAGEVSRALTIPGYRSRGQEFFGRSDGYVFGNWGSLLRKALVAAEEA from the coding sequence ATGAACACAGTGTCACGTGGCAACCGCTTCGAAGATCGAGTCTTCGCCGCACTGCGCACCGAAGTCAATGCAGAGCGACTCGGCCTACTCCCGCGTCAGTGCGCGCTTTATCAGAAGAAGGGTTACTTCTCCCGGGACAGGAACTCCGATGTCATCGTAGACATCTCGATTGAGGTAACGATTCCTGGAGCAAAAGAGTGGTCCTTACTCTGGGTTTGCGAATGCAAGGACTACTCAGGTGCGATCCCAGTTAATGACGTCGAGGAATTCAAGGCCAAACTCGATCAGATTGCTGGAAAGAACGTCAAGGGGCTAATGGCGATAACTGGAGTACTTCAGACCGGCGCATCCTCCTACGCTCGTTCTCAAGGCATCGGAGTTGTCCGACTACTTCCATCGGACCAAGTGGAGTGGATGATGCATCTTGAGACGGGTTTCTCCGCCGAGCGGCGAATTGACGCCGGCGAGGTCAGCCGAGCACTCACTATTCCAGGTTATCGCAGCCGGGGCCAGGAGTTTTTTGGGCGCTCTGACGGATACGTCTTTGGGAACTGGGGAAGCCTGCTGAGGAAAGCCCTTGTCGCTGCCGAAGAGGCCTAA
- a CDS encoding 2Fe-2S iron-sulfur cluster-binding protein, translating to MSKIIFIEHDGSQHIVEAESGESLMQCALNHRVPGIVGDCGGCCSCGTCHGYIDTHWQLAAGEQSDDERLMLDGADHEQPNSRLTCQIRMSPALDGIIVRLPPPL from the coding sequence ATGAGCAAAATCATTTTCATCGAGCACGATGGCAGCCAGCACATCGTTGAGGCCGAAAGCGGCGAGAGCCTGATGCAGTGCGCGCTGAACCACCGCGTGCCCGGTATCGTCGGCGATTGCGGCGGCTGCTGCAGCTGTGGCACCTGCCACGGCTACATTGATACACATTGGCAGCTGGCCGCCGGCGAGCAGAGTGATGACGAGCGCCTGATGCTGGATGGCGCCGACCATGAGCAGCCCAACAGCCGACTGACCTGCCAGATCCGGATGTCCCCGGCGCTGGACGGAATCATCGTCCGCCTCCCACCCCCGCTGTGA
- a CDS encoding DUF3422 family protein — protein MLPANHPQRLIVADEVHARPSTSAFTPSRATHIALLVAAEDREREFAHLQRLCAEYGVTSPPDGTLQFSVQLGDITLKWERHGEFSGITLFVPGPGAAPFAESAVSLLPRGWLAGLPGQTLVAANALLIEADDGPAPSALLDEHFENNIAVGGEIGDGAGQAYTDFRIHDDGFSRFLILDRSFTPRQAGRMLQRLFEIEVYRVLALLALPVARAQAPRTRAIEQSLGALTEQIAAEDGAVADEALLHELTQLAAAVESSLATTEFRFNACIAYHALVSTRIEELRERRLPAVQPIGEFMARRLSPAVSTCRHTLKRLHELSDRVAKVSGLLSTRVDITRERQNQALLASMERRTGLQLRLQQTVEGLSVAAIVYYASGLVGYLAKAGKAAHLPIDPDLVVGLALPMLFISVWLGLRRMHRKLHAADA, from the coding sequence ATGCTGCCGGCCAACCATCCGCAACGCCTGATCGTCGCCGACGAGGTTCATGCCCGGCCATCAACCTCCGCGTTCACACCGAGCCGCGCGACTCACATCGCGCTGCTGGTTGCCGCCGAGGATCGCGAGCGGGAGTTCGCCCATCTGCAGCGCTTGTGCGCCGAATACGGCGTGACCTCGCCACCGGACGGCACCCTGCAGTTCAGCGTGCAGCTCGGCGACATCACGCTGAAGTGGGAACGGCATGGCGAGTTCTCCGGCATCACGCTGTTCGTGCCCGGCCCAGGTGCCGCGCCGTTCGCGGAGTCGGCCGTCAGCCTGCTGCCCAGGGGCTGGCTGGCCGGCTTGCCGGGCCAGACCCTGGTCGCCGCCAATGCGCTGCTGATCGAAGCCGATGACGGCCCGGCACCCAGCGCGCTGCTCGACGAGCACTTCGAGAACAACATCGCCGTCGGCGGGGAGATCGGCGATGGCGCTGGTCAGGCCTATACCGATTTCCGGATTCACGACGACGGCTTCTCGCGCTTCCTGATCCTCGATCGCAGCTTCACGCCGCGGCAGGCCGGCCGGATGCTGCAGCGGCTGTTCGAGATCGAGGTCTATCGAGTGCTGGCGCTGCTGGCCTTGCCGGTGGCGCGTGCGCAGGCGCCGCGGACGCGGGCGATCGAGCAGTCGCTGGGCGCACTGACCGAGCAGATTGCCGCCGAAGACGGCGCGGTGGCCGATGAAGCGCTGCTGCACGAACTGACCCAGCTGGCCGCCGCCGTCGAAAGCAGCCTGGCGACCACCGAGTTCCGCTTCAACGCCTGCATCGCCTATCACGCACTGGTCAGCACCCGCATCGAGGAACTGCGCGAACGCCGGCTGCCGGCCGTGCAACCGATCGGCGAATTCATGGCGCGCCGCCTGAGCCCGGCGGTGTCGACCTGCCGGCACACGCTGAAGCGCCTGCACGAGCTGTCCGATCGCGTCGCCAAGGTCAGCGGCCTGCTGTCGACCCGCGTCGACATCACTCGCGAGCGCCAGAACCAGGCGCTGCTGGCGTCGATGGAACGCCGCACCGGCCTGCAGCTGCGCCTGCAGCAGACGGTGGAAGGTCTGTCCGTGGCAGCGATCGTCTATTACGCCTCCGGGCTGGTCGGCTACCTGGCCAAGGCCGGCAAGGCGGCGCATCTGCCAATCGATCCGGATCTGGTCGTCGGCCTGGCGCTGCCGATGCTGTTCATCAGTGTCTGGTTGGGCCTGCGGCGCATGCACCGGAAGCTGCACGCCGCGGATGCGTGA
- a CDS encoding acyl-CoA dehydrogenase gives MSGTTSLLLSRRDLEFMLYEWLDVEALTKAPRFADHSRETFDAVLDTFERIATDLFEPHYQKSDREEPLFIDGKARLIPEIATALKAVAESGLMAAGHDYDRGGMQLPSVIERTGMAYLQAANVGTAAYPFLSIANANLLVALGSEEQIKRFAEPTLKGEFFGTMCLSEPQAGSSLSDIKTRAEFEAESELGLQYRLTGSKMWISAGEHEITRNIVHLVLARTVDESGASIPGVKGLSLFIVPKFVVNADGSDGERNDVVLGGLNHKMGYRGTTNCLLNFGEGREHQPGGRAGAIGYRIGEAGKGMSYMFHMMNEARIGVGLGATALGYTGYLHSRKYAQERLQGRSLKDPSTPQQRISDHADVKRMILAQKVYAEGAMALNMYCSVLIDQMSTSEDEAEKKRQHLLLEILTPIAKSWPSQWCVVGNDMAIQIHGGYGYTREFKVEQFYRDNRLNPIHEGTHGIQGLDLLGRKVVMENGTALVLLTQRIGQSIAKARESANAELHPMAEALSEQMQRLAQVTRILLDCEDPAQRLANATAYLEAFGHIVLAWIWLDQALACGDSQSPFHRAKRNACKFFFVYELPRIEPQLALLERLDRITLDASEDML, from the coding sequence ATGTCTGGCACAACGTCTCTGTTGCTTTCCCGGCGCGATCTCGAATTCATGCTGTACGAATGGCTTGATGTTGAGGCGCTGACCAAGGCGCCGCGTTTCGCAGATCATTCCAGAGAAACATTTGATGCGGTGCTCGATACTTTCGAGCGCATCGCCACCGATCTGTTCGAGCCGCATTATCAGAAATCCGATCGCGAAGAGCCGCTGTTCATTGATGGCAAGGCCAGACTGATTCCGGAAATCGCTACCGCGCTCAAGGCGGTTGCGGAATCAGGACTGATGGCGGCCGGACACGACTATGACCGCGGTGGCATGCAGTTGCCTTCGGTGATCGAGCGTACCGGCATGGCGTATCTGCAGGCGGCCAATGTGGGCACTGCCGCCTATCCTTTCCTCAGCATCGCCAATGCCAACCTGCTGGTGGCGCTGGGCAGCGAGGAGCAGATCAAACGCTTTGCAGAGCCCACACTCAAGGGCGAGTTCTTCGGAACCATGTGCCTGTCCGAGCCGCAGGCCGGATCCTCGCTGTCGGATATCAAAACCCGCGCGGAGTTTGAGGCTGAATCGGAACTCGGCCTGCAATATCGGCTAACCGGCAGCAAGATGTGGATCTCTGCCGGCGAGCACGAGATCACGCGAAACATCGTCCATCTGGTATTGGCAAGAACGGTCGATGAAAGCGGCGCATCAATCCCCGGCGTCAAGGGTTTGTCGCTGTTCATCGTGCCCAAGTTTGTGGTGAATGCCGACGGCAGCGATGGCGAGCGCAATGACGTTGTCCTCGGTGGTCTGAACCACAAGATGGGTTATCGCGGCACCACCAATTGCTTGCTCAATTTTGGTGAAGGACGCGAGCATCAGCCAGGTGGTCGTGCCGGTGCGATCGGCTATCGCATTGGCGAGGCCGGCAAGGGCATGAGCTACATGTTTCACATGATGAACGAGGCGCGCATCGGCGTCGGCCTGGGTGCCACAGCGCTGGGCTACACCGGTTATCTGCACTCGCGAAAATATGCGCAGGAGCGGCTGCAGGGCCGCAGCTTGAAAGACCCGAGCACGCCGCAGCAGCGGATCTCCGACCACGCAGACGTCAAGCGCATGATCCTGGCGCAGAAGGTCTACGCCGAAGGTGCGATGGCGCTGAACATGTACTGCTCGGTGCTGATTGATCAGATGAGCACTTCAGAGGATGAGGCCGAGAAAAAGCGGCAGCATCTACTGCTGGAAATTCTCACGCCGATTGCCAAGAGCTGGCCGTCACAGTGGTGCGTGGTGGGTAACGACATGGCCATCCAGATTCACGGCGGCTACGGCTACACGCGCGAGTTCAAGGTGGAGCAGTTCTACCGTGATAATCGCCTCAATCCGATTCACGAAGGCACGCACGGGATTCAGGGACTGGATCTGCTGGGACGCAAGGTGGTGATGGAAAACGGCACTGCACTGGTCCTGCTCACGCAGCGCATCGGGCAGAGCATCGCAAAGGCGCGTGAATCTGCGAACGCCGAATTGCATCCAATGGCCGAGGCATTGTCCGAGCAGATGCAGCGTCTGGCGCAGGTCACCCGAATCTTGCTCGACTGCGAGGATCCCGCGCAGCGTCTTGCCAATGCAACGGCTTACCTCGAAGCCTTCGGGCACATCGTACTGGCGTGGATCTGGCTGGATCAGGCATTGGCCTGTGGCGATTCCCAAAGCCCGTTCCATCGGGCCAAGCGCAATGCCTGCAAGTTTTTCTTCGTCTACGAACTGCCGAGGATCGAGCCTCAGCTTGCACTGCTGGAGCGGTTGGATCGCATCACTCTGGACGCCAGCGAGGACATGCTATGA
- a CDS encoding nitroreductase family protein yields the protein MVDGKPRYHEPAPVGIDVEAFRQVVTSRRSVRKFTDKAIPKAVLDDCLDMAMLAPCSSGLQPWDFYVVKSADKKRKLVKACMSQLAAKTAAELIVCVARMDRVGAFSKQMLRDWPMPDVPPLVKRYYQLIPYNYAPGPLNSFALVKKAAFAAGGLVAPVPRGPCTRAEVRLWAAKSTALACENLVLALRAHGYDSCMMEGYDEVRVAKLLGLDDDQAFPIMVIGAGERAEDGVFWPQLRFERSLFVHEV from the coding sequence ATGGTTGACGGCAAGCCGCGCTATCACGAGCCGGCACCGGTGGGCATCGACGTCGAAGCCTTCCGGCAGGTGGTGACCAGCCGGCGCTCGGTGCGCAAGTTCACTGACAAGGCGATTCCGAAAGCGGTGCTCGATGATTGCCTGGACATGGCCATGCTCGCGCCCTGCTCGTCCGGCCTGCAGCCCTGGGATTTCTATGTCGTGAAGTCGGCGGACAAGAAGCGAAAGCTGGTGAAGGCCTGCATGAGCCAGCTCGCCGCGAAGACTGCGGCCGAGCTGATCGTCTGCGTGGCGCGCATGGATCGGGTCGGCGCGTTCTCCAAGCAGATGCTGCGCGACTGGCCGATGCCCGACGTGCCGCCGCTGGTGAAGCGCTACTACCAGCTGATTCCCTACAACTACGCACCCGGCCCGCTGAACAGCTTCGCGCTGGTCAAGAAAGCGGCGTTCGCGGCCGGCGGCTTGGTGGCACCGGTGCCGCGTGGCCCCTGCACCCGCGCCGAAGTGCGGCTCTGGGCCGCCAAGAGCACGGCGCTGGCCTGCGAAAACCTGGTGCTGGCGCTGCGGGCGCATGGCTACGACAGCTGCATGATGGAAGGCTATGACGAGGTGCGCGTGGCCAAGCTGCTCGGCCTCGACGACGACCAGGCCTTCCCGATCATGGTGATCGGCGCTGGCGAGCGCGCCGAAGATGGCGTGTTCTGGCCGCAGCTCCGCTTCGAGCGCAGCCTGTTCGTGCACGAGGTCTGA
- a CDS encoding alpha/beta hydrolase, with product MSIPTRGSALNITLQSHAGKRSRKAAGSAVDFLCANASVFTRQPSRLSLELRPVTELDPSARLVVDAMAAAGQPGLETLSPAEARAAFAIGMSMLQARPIEVGPIQDLVAETAHRAIPMRSYRPLSVDPQTPAPAIVFFHGGGFYLGDLEVFDRQCRRLCRAANCVVISVDYRLAPEHKFPAAPQDAFAALKWIAANAGRLAIDAERLAVAGDSAGGNLAAVVCLMAREAGAPTISHQTLIYPATNLSAEPIDGLFLTEAMMRHFLAVYMGSEADAKDWRASPALAESHARLPPATVLVCGHDPLHDDGLAYSAALKSAGVPVQELRFSGQIHGFLLMDAAIPEAATAMDKIGRLIQSALKRTPR from the coding sequence GTGTCCATCCCGACTCGCGGCAGCGCCCTCAACATCACGCTGCAGAGCCACGCTGGCAAGCGCTCACGAAAAGCGGCTGGTTCAGCCGTCGATTTTCTCTGCGCGAACGCAAGCGTTTTCACGCGACAACCATCACGACTTTCATTGGAGCTAAGACCTGTGACAGAGCTCGATCCCTCGGCCCGGCTAGTCGTCGATGCGATGGCGGCAGCCGGCCAGCCCGGCCTGGAAACCTTGTCTCCTGCAGAGGCTCGCGCAGCCTTCGCGATCGGCATGTCGATGCTTCAGGCCCGGCCGATCGAGGTGGGTCCGATCCAGGATCTGGTTGCGGAAACCGCGCATCGCGCGATTCCGATGCGCAGCTACAGGCCGCTGAGCGTTGACCCGCAGACGCCGGCCCCCGCGATCGTGTTCTTCCACGGCGGTGGTTTTTACCTGGGAGACCTGGAAGTGTTTGATCGCCAGTGCCGTCGCCTGTGTCGGGCAGCGAACTGCGTGGTGATCTCGGTCGATTATCGTCTCGCGCCGGAACACAAGTTCCCTGCGGCACCGCAAGACGCCTTTGCTGCCCTCAAGTGGATTGCGGCAAACGCAGGCCGGCTCGCTATTGACGCTGAGCGGCTTGCAGTGGCGGGAGATTCCGCCGGCGGCAACCTCGCCGCCGTGGTCTGCCTGATGGCCCGTGAAGCTGGCGCGCCAACCATCTCGCACCAGACGCTGATCTATCCCGCGACCAATTTGTCCGCTGAGCCGATCGACGGTCTGTTTCTGACCGAGGCGATGATGCGTCACTTCCTGGCCGTCTATATGGGCTCGGAAGCGGACGCCAAGGACTGGCGCGCATCTCCGGCCCTGGCGGAAAGTCATGCGCGATTGCCGCCGGCGACGGTTCTCGTCTGCGGCCACGATCCGCTGCACGACGACGGCCTTGCCTACAGCGCGGCATTGAAGAGCGCCGGTGTACCAGTGCAGGAACTGCGATTCTCGGGCCAGATTCACGGATTCCTGTTGATGGACGCGGCCATCCCCGAAGCGGCGACAGCGATGGATAAGATCGGTCGCCTGATTCAATCCGCGTTGAAGAGGACCCCGCGATGA